The Rhodanobacteraceae bacterium genomic sequence CGCGAAACTGCGCGCGCTCGGTTCGCGCTGCCAGGTGTTGTGCGTCACCCACCTGCCGCAGGTCGCGGCGCAAGGCCACGCGCACCTCAGCGTCAGCAAGGCGGTCGAAGGCGACGCCACGCGCACCCGCATCGCCGTGCTGGACGACAGCAACCGCCACGAGGAAATCGCGCGCATGCTGGGCGGCGTCGAGATCGACAAGGAAGCCCGCGCGCATGCGAAGCGGATGCTGGAGAAGGCCGGGACTCGGGACTCGGGACTCGGGACTCGGTAAAGCAAAAAACACCCGCATCTCCAGCGATGCTGTCCATCAGCGAAGCTTGCCCATTCGCCGAGGTCGACCCAAGCAAAAGTCAAAGAATCCGGCTCGGAGAGCCGCTCTTTCGAGTCCCGTGTCCCGAATCCCGTTATTTCTTCTTCTTCGGCCGCACGTACAACACCAGCGAGTGATCGGCGATCTCGTAGCCGTGCTCGGCCGCGATCTGGCGCTGCAGCTTTTCGATCTCTTCGTTGACGAATTCGATGACCTTGCCGGTGGTCACGTCGATCATGTGGTCGTGGTGCTGGCCGCGGTCGAGTTCGTACACCGCCTGCCCGCCCTCGAAGTTGTGCTTGATCACGAGCCCGGCGGCTTCGAACTGGGTCAGCACGCGGTACACCGTGGCCAGCCCGATGTCTTCGGAACCTTCCAGCAGCAGCTTGTAGATGTTCTCGGCGGTCAGGTGCTCGTGGCTGTGTTCCAGGATTTCCAGCACGCGGATGCGCGGATGGGTGACCTTCAGCCCGGCGTTGCGCAGATCCTCGGATTCCATGGCTGAACTCCAGCGGCGGCTTGATGTCTCTGAGCCAAGCCCCAGACTTCGCTAGTGTATCATTCGGTATTCCAGAACCGGCCCGCCACATGCGCAAGACAGTCCCCGCCACCCTGCTCACCGCCACCTGTGCATTCGCGCTCGGCGCCTGCCACGTGATCTACAAACCCGACGTGCAGCAGGGCAATCTGCTGATCGGCAAGAACGTCAGCGAACTGAAGCCCGGCCTGACCAAGCAGCAG encodes the following:
- a CDS encoding Ferric uptake regulation protein FUR, producing the protein MESEDLRNAGLKVTHPRIRVLEILEHSHEHLTAENIYKLLLEGSEDIGLATVYRVLTQFEAAGLVIKHNFEGGQAVYELDRGQHHDHMIDVTTGKVIEFVNEEIEKLQRQIAAEHGYEIADHSLVLYVRPKKKK